From the Euwallacea fornicatus isolate EFF26 chromosome 10, ASM4011564v1, whole genome shotgun sequence genome, the window TTGGCAACGACTGGATTACAATTGACAGGCTTAAAAATGGCGTTCCGGTCTGGAATTGCGGTTCGTATTAGCTTAAAAGCCTCCGCTTTTCGATACCGTGGATACATGCACGTGGCTAATTGGAACGATGCGGTTCGCCCcctcccccaaaaaaaaaggagtCGAATCAGTGGAGCCAATTAGTTTGGAAATTTCCCACTTTCCAGACGGGAACCACGACGTCATCCAATTTGCGCCCCGAAAATTCGGAGCAGCAAATCACCTAATTTCCGTGAAAGCTCGAGTGAAGGAGCTAATGCACCTGTATTTTTCAGTGTCACTACTTCGACTTTGAAGAGGAAATTGATTTCCCGACCACGGGAAATGAGTATGGCCAGCTGCTGAGTGTGGATCACACCTCGTCTTGTTCCATCCAATAGCGAAGCAGAGGTGGAATTGCGAGGAATTTGGTCTAAAATTGTATTCATTCATCCACTGAATAAAACAGAGGGTGAGGAAGTTGGGATTGGCTTAATAcctcagaaaatgaaaaatgctatTTATGTTAAGATGCTTAgcattattcattttcttaaatttatgatttttgagaatctttttcaattttcgaaattttaacatttttgaaaatgtgtaTGTCCTTTCAAATATTAAGCCTTTCCCAAACGCTTAACTAATTTGTACAGAACGTTCACCAAAACAACTTAGTTTGACAGGAATCTGCATCCACAATAACGTCATAATTCCTGCTCTGTAACTTGGTTCATTGCTGAACGCGCAGTACATCAAATTTATGTATATTTGGCTGCATATTTTAAGTTATGTTAAGACATTTTCAAAGgtgtattttataaattttaaatatgtactAATCGAACCTTATCATTGCCCCAAAACCCATGAGCttctaattattattccatAAACTATCCCCATGATGtctaattgaaatatttcaacctTATAGATATACGACTATTATTGtaattaagcttattttgcagAAGAATCGTCTaaatagattattttaaaagtgtgTGTATATGGCACATTTATGATAGGAAATAATTTGCACGTGCATATATTTATGTGatataaatttactttattgttgttgttgatACGGGGCATAATACTAACACTAAACAATATTGCCACTGGACTCTTATAATAtcgaaatatacagggtgggacTATGCTTGAAAAAACCTTTATcgttttcttgtttttgtttatacgtAAAGGCtttctatttttgtattttgctcTCTATCTTTAGCCACTTATTATTACTAAACACTAGTCTAAGTATATAGTAAttaaatacacattttattgtgtttttttttatcaatgttTCATGGTTTATCAAGAGTGTTTCAAAGAGAAATCAAACATTAAAGCTGCTATATACCAGTGATAATCCGTTACTAGtaaagtaaacaaatttttatctgtgctcaaaactgaatttacattgttgtaaatattaaatattatattctaTGCTCAATAATGttgtgagttttttttttttcaaagtaccTACCCAACATCAGGATAAATTAGCAGGTGCAAGCAATGCGCAAAAATAATGCGATTCGGTCTATCATACtcatttattcataattttgtaTAGGACTCcacaaataaatatatcacaCATTTAGGATAGTATTcgtaatatataaaatataggTGCTCAGGTCAGGGTATAATAATTTGGTGCGTCTCAGTTAAATATATAGTTCTTACAGTCGTTCCTAAAATCTATGATCTACGAGTATAATACCCAGAGATAAGATTTCtgtcaaaatttcatatagtTCCATATTTCTATGGGTTTCAGTGAAAGAGGGAACTATCCTCCTTTATGGTAGATTACATTCATCATTCCTATACCTAAGTTAGAGCCAAGTCAAAGTTAATACAGATAATATTGTTACACTGAAACGAAATCGTTTCTACTCCCGTCGTAACTAATTCCAGTTGCACTATCTCTTAGGTCTAAATACAATCTTATGCCTTAAAAGCTCTCACTGAGTTTTCTTTACACTGAAAAATACTAACAAAAAACGCTAAAACTGCCTTTAGCTTTCAGTCGTATAAAATTCACATTACCCGACTCATCAACAAGTTTTGTGAGATCTTTGAGAAAGCGCAATTTCATATGTTACAAGTTTCGTTAAAAACATCCGCCATATCTATGTACAGTTTGTAAATATAGAAATAGACACCGATAATAATATaatgcaataatttataatttttcatgaatCAAAGAAgattattttacaataaaaagtaTCTATCAGTCAGTGGTGTGGATACTACAATACATGCAGGGGCGTACCAAAAAGATATACATATTTCGCACGCCCGTGCTTGCAAGTTTaaaacatcaataaaaatcatttattacaTAGTTATTACAAGATATTGCAAGCGCTTCCATGCATGACCTCATGCAGAAATACAGGGGTTCCAGCTCCCAAGCCTCCGTCTGTTTTTTCCTGTTCGTTTTGCTCATACTCACAGTCAAAATAATGGCTTTGACAATCGTAGCAGCGGCAGTGGTCTGACATCTTGCAGGTAATGCCGAATTGTTTAGCTACAGCTCTAATACCAAAAACATCAAGAAGATGATGCAGAAAAAATCTCGGTATCACCACAGCAAAACATATGAATCATAATCCTGACGACGCGGATAAGGAAACTTGTGATTTGTGATTTTGGTGTTGTGGTGAATTGATAAGAACGGTTTAACGCATtataaattatcaattataCGAAACGGAAAAGGTGAAACATACAGAAATAATCTTGACAATATggtaaagatatatttttctcaGTAATGTGGAAGATCAAtaatttctataatttttatgagTCAATTCCAAGTTTGCTTTGGAGAATTAAATTCTCCGAATGCTCTTATAGCTAGTTGATTATTTCTTTGGTTCAAAATGCGGTATTTTATCAACCTATTATTACTGAATACTTACTTGTAGAATTCTTTGCTCGATTTGTGCATAATCTCCTGGGCTTGAGGCGGAGTAGATGGAGATTGCGATTGAACACTTTCTTGCTGCTTTAGGCGATTCTAGAATAAAACCCATTTTCaacacttaatttaaaaaccataTCATAAGAAGCATTCCCAAAAACGCATTAATACATGCGAGCCAAAATCTAGAATAGAACCCACTTTACGCGTTTAATTAGTAACTTCAAGCCCTTGAAAAGCTTTTTTAACGTCATTACCAAATATTGCCCACCTCTTCCAATACGAATTCGTATGAAGGGGGAGGACTCGATGGTATTACCTCTCTCCCACCTCCACCATCGTCATCGTTTACGAAGTTTTCAGTATTGTTCGAGTTTGTATTTGAATTTGTGGAACTTATATCTGCGTTGTAATCATCTTCTTCGATTGTCGCTGCCTCatttatatctaaaaattacCCTCTCTAACATTATTCTCCCAGATCTTTCTCATTTTACCTTCCTGGATTGAGGATGCTGTGAGGTCTTTAAAATCCAGCTCATGTTCAGTCTCAGTCGAATTACTGTATTATATCAAACAATTACAAACATAATTGAGATATTTGGAGTGTTATTTATACCTTCTATTTAAAGAATTCGACTTCGACATCCTACTAAATTTGATCTTGAAAGGCGCCAGGGTGGCGGCTTAATATGACCCACAGACAACAACTGTCATCCCTAATAGACcttaaaatctaaaacaaaGAGATTATTAAGACAATGTTGTGTATGAGATATTAGACATACGATAAAACCTTTATACTATCAGCGGTCGATATAAAGGGAATCGGTGGTAAAGGTGAGGGTGCACCCGTGTTAAGTTTCCTATATTAAGTATACTGCTGAGAAATCctattttagtttcatttctTTGAACGAtggtaaaattcaaattaaagtgtGATAATCCACGCGATTTCAGGGATGTCAAGATAAATGGTGCACCCACC encodes:
- the LOC136341515 gene encoding uncharacterized protein isoform X1, translating into MSKSNSLNRSNSTETEHELDFKDLTASSIQEDINEAATIEEDDYNADISSTNSNTNSNNTENFVNDDDGGGGREVIPSSPPPSYEFVLEENRLKQQESVQSQSPSTPPQAQEIMHKSSKEFYKAVAKQFGITCKMSDHCRCYDCQSHYFDCEYEQNEQEKTDGGLGAGTPVFLHEVMHGSACNIL
- the LOC136341515 gene encoding uncharacterized protein isoform X2, whose product is MSKSNSLNRSNSTETEHELDFKDLTASSIQEDINEAATIEEDDYNADISSTNSNTNSNNTENFVNDDDGGGGRENRLKQQESVQSQSPSTPPQAQEIMHKSSKEFYKAVAKQFGITCKMSDHCRCYDCQSHYFDCEYEQNEQEKTDGGLGAGTPVFLHEVMHGSACNIL